AGCGTCTTTTTCGTATGACGACTAGCAAAAGTTGCCGTTGTTAGAGCCTCGACGTAAGACGTCGAGGCTTTTTTAGTTTAAGCGAATGTTTATACAGCAGAATATCGACTGGTGAATTCGGGCTTTCTGTATATAGTCAATACAGAGACATTATATAAACTCAGCAGGTAAGCCATGAAAAGTGAAAAGATTGAGCTGAAGTCGTTAGGGATCCTTAATGCTGTACTGGAGACAAAAAGCGTTACGGCCGCCGCCGAATTGCTCTCTCTTTCGCCCTCCTCGGTGACTTATGCGATAAATAAACTTCGCGATGTGACTGCCAACCCCATTTTTACCCGCTCCAAAGGTGGAGTCGTTCCCACCACGCTTGCTCTGGATCTGAATGCGCGCTATCTGAAAGCGATGTCGCTGATCAATGGAGGCCTGGAGGTTGGTCATTTTAGTGAAAGCGAAATGGGGTTTAGCAAAGAGATCAGTATAAGTACTTATACGTTTATCGAGTTTTGGCTTTCGATGACCTCTCTGAATAGCGGTATGCTTGAAAGAGACGGCGTTGCACTTAAATTTTCTACACATCCTCTCTCGTCAGAAGAGAGGATCAATAAGTTACGTAGCCGGGAAGTGGATATTGATATTGGTTCTGAGCTACCAAGAGATAAATCCATCACCTCCTATAAATTATTTACGACGAATACCCAGGCTATGGTGAGTAATCGCCACCCAGCTATTAAGAACAGACTGACCCTTGAAGACTGGCATAATTATAAACATTTGGTCTGGTTCAGAGACGACTACGGCAAAACGACTTTGTTAGGTGATGCGGTGACTCTCAATGAACTCAGGGAACGCCGGGCCGTACTGGTTACCAGCGCATCATCTCTTAATATGATGATGCTGTGTGCACAAACGGATAATATTATGCTGACCCCGCGGTTATTTACGCCTTTCCTGCAATCAATCCTTCCCGTCAATATCTTTGATTTGCCCTTCGATGTGGATATCAGCGTTGATGTCTACCTGCACTTTCATAATCAATCACTCAGCGATCAATATATCAGTAAATTATTGAAAGAAATTAACAAACTGGTAGGCAAGTAGCCTACCAGGCACAGCAACAATAAGCATTAACTTCAATCACTTAACAGTGGGTTTTAGAGCATTCTAAAAATCGAAATTTTCGTTTCTAATTGCAGCCATCGATTATTTACTCCCCCTACGTTATTATCTTCCCATCGACAAACATGACGTCGACAATCAAAAAGAAATTAATCATCAATTTTAATTTCTTTATCTTCAAACATCATTTTTAATTACCTGTGAGTTTTTATGAACCATTTTACTAAAGTAGCAACTTTGACCTCTTTGTTAGTCGCTGGCGCATTTGGTGCAGCATCTACCGCATCAGCTAATACCGGTATTATTAAATTTTCCGGCGCTATTTCTGCGGCAACCTGTGATATGAACGTTTCCGTAAACGGTATTGTCTCCCCAACGGGTGTTGTTGATTTAGGCGTGCATAAAGCAAGTGATGTTACAGCCGTGGGTACCTTCGGTACGGCAGTCGACCTGGCGCTGACTCCAGACGAAGCGACTTGCGATATTTCTCCAGCGGGTGAAGATGCCCTGGTACAGATTTCTGCCGCACAAACTGATGCCACCAACACTAGTGTTGTGACCTCTGCTGAAACCACAACCACCAATGCTGGCGTGCTGTTCCAGTTGGCAAGTGGCGGTAATGTGGTCAACAACGGCAGCGTTTCTCTGACCTCTGGTTCTGCCGATCTCGACGCCGCAGGCGCTATTCACTTCACCGCACAGCCTTATGCCATCGCGGCAAGCGTAAACCCAGGCATCATTGGTGGTTCTGTTTCTTACACCGTTGCCTACCTCTAAGTATTCTATTAAATAAAATATCTCACCCATTTAATTAATAGATTCGTCGCAAATTTTCAGGCCAGCCTGCTGGCCTGCGTACAACTCTGTCCTTAATTGGGTGACCTTTTAATTTTATTTATAGGTATTAAGAATGCGTTATATTTCCTTCACACTCTTTGGTACTTCATTATTAATTACCTTGACTCCGGCTTTTGCCAGTGAAGGGGACGATTTTAATACTGATTTTATTGTAGGGAAATATAACCAAACTGCTATTAGCAAGGCACTTGATGAAGGTTTAAATCAAAGTGCTATTTATGCTGTCGACGTAAATGGACAATTTGTCGGTAATTTTTATTTTAGCCGAAAAATGCAAGACCTGGTTTTTACCAAGGACTTTCTGGAGACGCTTGCTCCATTAGTCAAAAAAGAGCGGCTCGAAGAATTACAAAAAAATCTCTCTTTAGACGCGACTTCTGAAGATTACAAGTTTCAGGAGAATACCAGCGAATCATCTTTGGCTATCTGGTTTAACGACCAGGATATGGTGCGTGCCGACAGCAGCAATATGGAACTTGCCCAATCCATCAATGCCGCGATGATGAGCTACAACATGAGCAGCAGTTATTATCGCAATCGCAAAACCGGCGAGTCGCAAACCACATTGCCTTTCAGCAGCCATCTGCAATTGGGAATGTACGACTTTCCAA
The nucleotide sequence above comes from Buttiauxella selenatireducens. Encoded proteins:
- a CDS encoding LysR family transcriptional regulator, which produces MKSEKIELKSLGILNAVLETKSVTAAAELLSLSPSSVTYAINKLRDVTANPIFTRSKGGVVPTTLALDLNARYLKAMSLINGGLEVGHFSESEMGFSKEISISTYTFIEFWLSMTSLNSGMLERDGVALKFSTHPLSSEERINKLRSREVDIDIGSELPRDKSITSYKLFTTNTQAMVSNRHPAIKNRLTLEDWHNYKHLVWFRDDYGKTTLLGDAVTLNELRERRAVLVTSASSLNMMMLCAQTDNIMLTPRLFTPFLQSILPVNIFDLPFDVDISVDVYLHFHNQSLSDQYISKLLKEINKLVGK
- a CDS encoding fimbrial protein; protein product: MNHFTKVATLTSLLVAGAFGAASTASANTGIIKFSGAISAATCDMNVSVNGIVSPTGVVDLGVHKASDVTAVGTFGTAVDLALTPDEATCDISPAGEDALVQISAAQTDATNTSVVTSAETTTTNAGVLFQLASGGNVVNNGSVSLTSGSADLDAAGAIHFTAQPYAIAASVNPGIIGGSVSYTVAYL